One Ignavibacterium album JCM 16511 genomic region harbors:
- a CDS encoding AtuA-related protein, producing the protein MQKIKLIEIAHGRSGDKGDAANVGIIAYNDEGYKVISKYLTAERVKKHFEGICLGKVERFELPNLRAINFLLHNSLGGGGTVSLKHDAQGKTLAAALLRMEIEME; encoded by the coding sequence ATGCAAAAAATAAAGTTAATTGAAATTGCTCACGGAAGAAGCGGCGATAAAGGTGATGCAGCAAATGTAGGCATCATCGCTTACAATGATGAAGGATACAAAGTTATTTCTAAGTATCTAACTGCTGAAAGAGTCAAAAAACATTTTGAAGGCATTTGTCTTGGTAAAGTTGAAAGATTTGAATTACCAAACCTCCGTGCAATAAATTTTCTTCTCCATAATTCTTTAGGTGGAGGAGGAACTGTTTCACTAAAACACGATGCACAAGGAAAAACTCTTGCAGCAGCGTTGCTTAGAATGGAAATAGAGATGGAATGA
- a CDS encoding S1C family serine protease encodes MISKKTYLFTVVVFLVLLTSSFLYLNSKQQFPVNAISPNYNSSLSSLKNNIQDEINNSRRNIITQTVEKVSPAVVGINVIEIRQYRDPFSYFFDDPFFRQFFGDRGNYRQRVQGLGSGYIISPDGYIVTNDHVAGNASEITVTLTDGSHYKAEIVGSDPTSDICLLKIDGNNLPYLELGNSDDVIIGEWVIALGNPFGLFELNDKPTVTVGVISATGMNLEPINNRYYINMLQTDAAINGGNSGGPLVNSLGEVIGMNTLIFTAGGVQGNIGLGFAIPINKVKRIVTELKEKGSIDRDFQIGMSIQSIDEGIARYYDLKSTKGVIVTRVVPNSPADEAGIKTSDIIFEVEGYKINNEQTIFGVFQEFRVGQTITLKILRDNNELTKRMKLVKK; translated from the coding sequence ATGATTTCGAAGAAAACTTATTTGTTTACAGTTGTTGTATTCTTAGTTCTTCTTACTTCTTCGTTTCTTTACCTCAATTCCAAACAACAGTTTCCTGTTAATGCAATTAGTCCAAATTACAACTCAAGTTTATCATCTCTTAAAAATAATATTCAGGATGAAATTAATAACTCGAGAAGAAATATTATCACTCAGACTGTTGAAAAAGTTAGTCCTGCAGTAGTTGGAATTAATGTAATTGAAATTAGACAATACAGAGATCCGTTCAGTTACTTTTTTGATGATCCGTTCTTTCGTCAGTTTTTTGGTGATCGTGGTAACTATCGTCAACGAGTCCAAGGGTTGGGTTCAGGTTACATAATTTCACCTGATGGCTATATTGTTACAAATGATCATGTTGCAGGAAATGCGAGTGAAATTACAGTCACATTAACAGATGGTTCTCACTACAAAGCAGAAATCGTTGGAAGCGACCCGACTTCCGACATATGCTTATTAAAAATTGACGGAAATAATCTTCCCTATCTTGAACTTGGAAATTCAGATGATGTAATAATTGGTGAATGGGTAATTGCTTTGGGTAATCCATTTGGTTTATTCGAACTAAATGATAAACCGACGGTAACTGTTGGGGTAATCAGTGCCACGGGAATGAATCTCGAACCAATCAACAACCGTTATTACATCAATATGCTTCAAACCGACGCCGCAATCAATGGTGGAAATAGTGGCGGACCTTTAGTGAACAGTCTTGGTGAAGTTATCGGAATGAATACGCTCATATTTACTGCTGGTGGTGTACAGGGAAATATTGGACTTGGTTTTGCAATCCCCATTAATAAAGTAAAAAGAATTGTAACCGAATTGAAAGAAAAAGGTTCAATCGATAGAGATTTTCAGATTGGAATGAGCATTCAATCTATTGATGAAGGCATTGCAAGATATTATGATTTGAAAAGCACTAAAGGTGTAATTGTTACACGTGTAGTGCCTAATTCACCTGCTGACGAGGCAGGAATAAAAACCAGTGATATAATTTTTGAAGTTGAAGGATATAAAATAAATAATGAACAAACAATATTCGGTGTTTTTCAAGAATTTCGTGTTGGACAAACTATTACTCTAAAAATTCTTCGAGATAACAACGAATTAACAAAACGAATGAAGTTGGTGAAGAAATGA
- a CDS encoding protein-L-isoaspartate(D-aspartate) O-methyltransferase: protein MSRYQRQQLVENLRKKGISDEKVLEAIGTIEREKFIPPTMIHNAYKDIALPIGFEQTISQPYTVAFMTEKLNVKKGDKVLEVGTGSGYQAAILAFLGAQVYSIEINLELYHRTVKLFDKLGIRVHAKYGDGTIGWAEYAPFNGIIVTAGSPTIPTKLKEQLVIGGKLVIPVGGRDYQDLYVLTKISDDEFKTEVYHRFAFVPLLGKEGWEKK from the coding sequence ATGTCAAGATATCAGAGACAACAATTAGTTGAGAACTTGCGCAAAAAAGGAATTTCCGACGAAAAAGTTCTTGAAGCTATTGGTACAATTGAACGTGAAAAGTTTATTCCTCCTACAATGATTCATAATGCATACAAAGATATTGCTCTGCCAATTGGATTCGAACAAACTATTTCTCAACCGTACACAGTTGCTTTTATGACTGAAAAGTTAAATGTTAAAAAAGGTGATAAAGTTCTTGAAGTAGGAACTGGTTCAGGATATCAAGCGGCAATTCTGGCATTCCTTGGTGCACAGGTTTACAGTATTGAAATTAATCTTGAACTTTATCATCGTACGGTAAAATTATTTGATAAACTCGGAATAAGGGTTCATGCAAAATATGGTGATGGAACAATCGGTTGGGCTGAGTATGCCCCGTTTAACGGAATTATTGTTACTGCTGGTTCTCCTACAATTCCAACAAAACTTAAAGAACAATTAGTGATTGGAGGAAAATTAGTCATTCCAGTTGGCGGAAGAGACTATCAGGATTTATATGTACTAACTAAAATTTCAGATGATGAATTTAAAACTGAAGTCTATCATCGTTTTGCTTTTGTTCCATTACTTGGAAAAGAAGGCTGGGAGAAAAAGTGA
- a CDS encoding four helix bundle protein, with the protein MNSDAKKFIELNKNINRGYRKLEVWQEAVVLFDFVKKKINTLSELSYKLKSQIEDSAMSVSSNIAEGYCRRFLKENIQFNTIALSSLGENYSQIFNLFNAGEIDEEWFREYDKIHYSLENKLIKLNKSCIEKLKESYDWKNDYQVKEIIEKYEIL; encoded by the coding sequence ATGAATTCTGATGCTAAGAAATTTATCGAACTGAATAAAAATATTAATCGAGGTTATAGAAAACTTGAAGTTTGGCAGGAAGCTGTAGTCTTATTTGATTTTGTTAAAAAGAAAATTAATACCTTAAGTGAGCTTTCATATAAATTAAAAAGTCAGATTGAAGATTCGGCAATGTCCGTCTCTTCAAATATAGCGGAAGGATATTGCAGAAGGTTTCTAAAAGAAAATATTCAGTTTAATACGATTGCTTTATCATCGCTTGGTGAAAATTATTCGCAAATATTTAACTTGTTTAATGCTGGTGAAATTGATGAAGAATGGTTCAGAGAGTATGATAAAATTCATTACTCATTAGAAAATAAACTAATTAAACTTAATAAATCCTGTATCGAAAAGCTGAAAGAAAGTTATGACTGGAAAAATGATTATCAAGTCAAGGAGATTATAGAAAAGTATGAAATTTTATAA
- the miaA gene encoding tRNA (adenosine(37)-N6)-dimethylallyltransferase MiaA, protein MKKSDKVIVIVGPTCSGKTRLSLILAEKINGEIISADSRQIFKHLSIGTAKPTEEQLNSVKHYFVDELNPDEEFNADIFSRRANEIIRLLLGKNKTPVVVGGSGLYIKALIDGIAQTMISDKSLREELLEARKIYGNEYLYSELKKIDPVIAERVIPQNWKRVIRAIEVLKLTGKPIWQHHLEDNSKPEFNFIQYGLLWDRKKLYQNIEQRVDEMISGGLVDEVKEILRLGYSKEINSLNTVGYKEIIDFIENKITFEQAVYLIKRNTRRYAKRQMTWFKSDKRINWIEINSFNEIDEISENILKDFYER, encoded by the coding sequence ATGAAAAAGTCAGACAAAGTAATCGTAATCGTTGGTCCAACTTGCTCAGGTAAAACCAGATTAAGTTTGATACTCGCAGAAAAAATTAATGGCGAAATTATTTCCGCTGATAGCAGACAAATTTTTAAGCATTTATCAATTGGAACTGCAAAGCCAACTGAAGAGCAACTTAATTCCGTTAAACACTATTTTGTTGATGAACTGAATCCCGATGAAGAATTTAATGCTGATATTTTTTCAAGAAGAGCAAACGAGATTATTCGATTATTGCTCGGAAAAAATAAAACTCCTGTTGTTGTTGGTGGTTCAGGTTTATATATTAAAGCATTGATTGATGGAATAGCTCAAACTATGATTTCTGATAAATCTTTAAGAGAAGAATTACTAGAAGCAAGAAAAATTTATGGTAATGAATATCTTTACAGTGAATTAAAAAAAATTGATCCTGTAATTGCTGAGAGAGTGATTCCACAAAATTGGAAAAGAGTTATTAGAGCTATTGAAGTCCTTAAATTAACAGGAAAACCAATCTGGCAACATCATTTGGAAGATAATTCAAAACCAGAGTTCAATTTTATTCAATATGGTTTGCTTTGGGATAGAAAAAAACTTTATCAGAATATAGAACAAAGAGTTGACGAGATGATTTCAGGTGGTTTAGTCGATGAAGTAAAGGAAATACTCAGATTAGGATATTCAAAGGAAATCAATTCTCTTAATACTGTCGGATACAAAGAAATAATTGATTTCATAGAAAATAAAATTACATTTGAACAAGCGGTTTATCTTATTAAAAGAAATACACGAAGATATGCCAAAAGGCAAATGACCTGGTTCAAATCAGACAAACGAATTAATTGGATTGAAATAAATTCTTTTAATGAGATTGATGAAATTTCAGAAAATATTCTAAAGGATTTTTATGAAAGATAA
- a CDS encoding glycerol-3-phosphate acyltransferase — translation MQYLISIIIGYILGSIPTAFLVMKRKGIDITSIGSGNVGAMNTYEVSKSKLTGFIVFAVDFIKGFFSVAIIEIIYPNKFIYPALALLFAVLSHCFNPWINFKGGRGLATAAGGTILLFPYLLISWIIIWVISYIYKKDILLSNILATPLSLLTVLGKPEIALKYAFPQPKDINSLILFSVAGLTIIFIKHIDPLKEIIQSYKSKGIKK, via the coding sequence GTGCAATATCTAATCAGTATTATAATAGGATATATACTTGGCTCTATTCCTACTGCTTTTCTTGTGATGAAAAGAAAAGGTATTGATATTACAAGCATCGGAAGCGGAAATGTAGGCGCAATGAATACATATGAAGTTTCGAAATCAAAGTTAACCGGATTTATTGTTTTTGCGGTTGATTTCATAAAAGGATTTTTTAGCGTTGCTATTATTGAAATCATATATCCAAACAAATTCATTTATCCTGCACTTGCTTTGTTATTTGCTGTTTTAAGTCATTGTTTTAATCCGTGGATTAATTTTAAAGGCGGGAGAGGTCTAGCAACAGCCGCTGGAGGGACAATTCTTTTATTTCCTTACTTACTTATTTCCTGGATAATTATTTGGGTGATTTCATATATTTATAAAAAAGATATATTGTTATCAAATATTTTGGCCACCCCACTATCACTTTTAACAGTTTTAGGTAAACCTGAAATTGCTCTCAAATACGCTTTCCCTCAACCAAAGGATATTAATTCTCTGATTTTATTTTCGGTTGCTGGTTTAACAATCATTTTTATTAAACATATAGATCCATTAAAGGAAATTATTCAGTCATATAAATCAAAAGGAATTAAAAAATGA
- a CDS encoding acyclic terpene utilization AtuA family protein, whose amino-acid sequence MKDKIRIASGQGFWGDLIDAPYHQVTKGPIDYLVMDYLAEVTMSILQKQKNKNPELGYARDIPELMKRILPVCKEKNIRIITNGGGVNPLSCANAVMKVADELGIKNLKIGIVLGDNILERLNEIISSGAELKNMETGESIISVKDRLLSANVYFGAFPIVEALQKGADIVITGRTTDTGLTLAPMIYEFGWSKNDYDKLSAGTVAGHILECGAQSSGGNFLGDWKSVPNMAEIGFPIAEAFPNGDVIITKHENTGGRVSFETVAEQLLYEIGDPKSYITPDCVADFTSIKLEDLGNDQVKVFDVKGFPETEFYKVSCSYADGYSASATLTYSWPEALTKAKAADQILRKRLENLSLTFDEIRTEFIGYNACHGPLAKQLPEDDINEIMLRVAVRSQDYYSVERFGKEIAPLILTGPPSVTGFAGGRPKPSEVVAYWPALIPKSLVKPEIKIIEL is encoded by the coding sequence ATGAAAGATAAAATTAGAATTGCCTCAGGACAAGGATTCTGGGGTGACCTTATTGATGCTCCGTATCATCAGGTTACCAAAGGACCAATTGATTATCTGGTAATGGACTATCTCGCAGAAGTTACAATGTCCATTCTTCAGAAACAGAAAAACAAAAATCCCGAACTTGGTTATGCAAGGGATATTCCGGAATTGATGAAAAGGATTCTTCCGGTTTGTAAAGAAAAAAATATTAGAATTATTACTAATGGAGGAGGAGTTAATCCACTTTCCTGTGCAAACGCAGTGATGAAAGTTGCAGATGAACTTGGAATAAAAAATCTGAAAATCGGAATTGTACTTGGCGATAACATTCTTGAAAGACTTAATGAAATTATTTCTTCCGGTGCTGAATTAAAAAATATGGAAACAGGCGAATCAATCATTTCTGTTAAAGATAGATTACTAAGCGCCAATGTTTACTTCGGAGCTTTCCCGATTGTTGAAGCTTTACAAAAGGGCGCGGACATCGTAATTACCGGAAGAACTACTGATACAGGTTTAACTTTGGCCCCAATGATTTATGAATTCGGTTGGAGCAAAAATGATTACGATAAACTTTCAGCTGGTACTGTTGCCGGACATATTTTAGAATGCGGTGCACAATCATCCGGTGGAAACTTTTTAGGAGATTGGAAATCAGTTCCAAATATGGCTGAAATAGGTTTTCCGATTGCCGAAGCTTTCCCAAACGGAGATGTGATAATTACAAAACACGAAAACACAGGTGGAAGAGTATCATTTGAAACCGTTGCAGAACAATTACTTTATGAAATTGGCGATCCTAAATCTTACATTACTCCAGATTGTGTAGCTGACTTTACTTCGATCAAATTAGAAGATTTGGGAAATGATCAAGTCAAGGTTTTTGATGTTAAAGGATTTCCTGAAACAGAATTCTATAAAGTTTCTTGTTCTTATGCTGATGGTTATTCTGCTTCTGCAACACTAACTTATTCCTGGCCCGAAGCACTTACAAAAGCTAAAGCTGCAGACCAGATTCTAAGAAAGCGATTGGAAAATCTCAGTCTGACTTTCGATGAAATAAGAACAGAGTTTATTGGTTATAATGCTTGTCACGGTCCATTGGCAAAACAACTTCCTGAAGATGATATAAATGAAATAATGCTTCGGGTTGCAGTTCGTTCACAAGATTATTACTCAGTTGAAAGATTCGGAAAAGAAATTGCACCGTTGATCCTGACAGGTCCACCGAGTGTTACAGGATTTGCCGGTGGAAGACCAAAACCAAGCGAAGTTGTAGCTTATTGGCCTGCACTAATCCCAAAATCTTTAGTTAAACCAGAAATAAAAATTATAGAGTTATAG
- a CDS encoding DUF2179 domain-containing protein, with protein sequence MIESILGGLLIMFMRICDVSIGTIRTILVVQGRKYLAGLAGSIEVLIWIFAIRFIFQNLNEIPQFIGYSLGFGLGNIIGITIEQKIGFGFVQLNIISRNHSKEIAELLRKNKYGVTILPAEGTSGGLSILVTIIPRKFQKATISLIESVDKNAFITVQHSLPYRGFMHGSRK encoded by the coding sequence ATGATAGAATCAATTTTAGGTGGGCTTCTAATAATGTTTATGAGAATCTGCGATGTATCAATTGGTACTATAAGAACAATATTAGTTGTTCAGGGAAGGAAATATCTTGCTGGTCTGGCAGGTTCAATTGAGGTTTTAATCTGGATATTTGCAATAAGATTTATATTTCAGAACTTAAACGAGATTCCACAATTTATCGGTTATTCTTTAGGATTCGGTTTAGGTAATATAATTGGAATTACTATCGAGCAAAAAATCGGGTTCGGTTTTGTTCAGTTAAATATCATTTCAAGAAATCATTCTAAAGAAATTGCCGAACTTCTCCGAAAGAATAAATACGGCGTAACAATCTTACCAGCTGAAGGTACTTCAGGAGGGCTATCAATATTAGTTACAATTATTCCGAGAAAATTTCAGAAAGCTACAATATCATTGATTGAGTCAGTTGATAAAAATGCTTTTATAACTGTTCAACACTCTCTGCCCTATCGTGGATTTATGCATGGCTCAAGAAAATAA
- the purB gene encoding adenylosuccinate lyase — protein MIQRYTLPEMGRIWDDKFKYDTWLRIEILACEARANLGDIPFDDVEVIKSKANYDIQRVLEIEETTKHDVIAFLTNVAEYVGPESRHIHYGMTSSDILDTTLSYQMKIAGELLLKQLHSLKDALKKRAIEHKNTVCIGRSHGVHAEPTTMGLKFALWFEETKRNILRLTNAIETISVGQISGAVGTFEHLSPKVEEFVCEKLGLKPAPVSTQVIQRDRHAEFLTTLAIIGTTLEKIAIEIRHLQRTEVLEAEEYFSKGQKGSSAMPHKRNPIVSERITGLARLLRSNSLAAMENVALWHERDISHSSVERVIIPDSCIVLHYMLDLSIKLISNLIIYPEHMKRNLNLTRGLIFSQTILLKLVEKGLTREEAYKLVQENAMKVWEDDSKNLKDELLNSESVLKYLTKNEIEETFNYEKMLKNVEYIFNRTVLKED, from the coding sequence ATGATTCAAAGATATACTTTACCCGAAATGGGTAGAATCTGGGATGATAAATTTAAATATGATACTTGGCTTAGAATTGAAATTCTTGCTTGCGAAGCACGTGCAAATCTTGGAGATATTCCTTTTGATGATGTTGAAGTAATAAAATCGAAAGCAAATTATGATATTCAACGGGTATTGGAAATTGAAGAAACTACAAAGCACGATGTTATAGCTTTTCTCACCAATGTTGCAGAGTATGTCGGGCCTGAATCCAGACATATTCATTATGGTATGACTTCTTCAGATATTCTTGATACTACACTTTCTTATCAGATGAAAATTGCAGGTGAATTACTCTTAAAGCAGCTTCACTCACTTAAGGATGCTTTAAAGAAAAGAGCAATTGAACATAAAAACACTGTTTGTATTGGAAGATCACACGGTGTTCACGCAGAACCAACAACAATGGGATTAAAATTTGCTTTATGGTTTGAAGAAACTAAACGAAATATTTTAAGATTAACTAATGCAATCGAAACAATTAGTGTTGGACAAATTTCAGGAGCTGTTGGAACTTTCGAGCATCTTTCTCCAAAGGTTGAAGAATTTGTTTGCGAAAAACTCGGATTGAAACCTGCACCAGTTTCAACTCAGGTGATTCAGAGAGACAGACATGCTGAATTTCTTACTACACTTGCGATAATCGGAACAACATTAGAAAAGATTGCTATTGAGATCAGACACTTACAGAGGACAGAAGTTTTAGAAGCAGAAGAATATTTCTCAAAAGGTCAGAAAGGTTCTTCAGCAATGCCTCATAAACGCAATCCGATTGTAAGTGAAAGAATAACAGGACTTGCAAGATTATTAAGAAGCAATTCACTTGCTGCAATGGAAAATGTTGCTCTATGGCACGAGAGAGATATTTCCCATTCATCTGTTGAGAGAGTGATTATTCCTGATAGTTGCATTGTACTTCATTATATGCTTGACCTTTCAATCAAACTAATTTCAAATCTTATTATTTATCCTGAGCATATGAAACGAAATCTTAATTTGACAAGAGGTTTAATCTTTTCCCAAACTATTCTTTTAAAATTGGTTGAGAAAGGTTTAACTCGTGAAGAAGCTTACAAACTTGTTCAGGAAAATGCTATGAAGGTTTGGGAAGATGATTCAAAAAATCTTAAAGACGAACTACTAAACTCAGAATCTGTATTGAAATATCTTACCAAAAATGAAATTGAAGAAACTTTTAACTATGAAAAGATGTTGAAAAATGTCGAATACATTTTTAACAGAACAGTGTTAAAGGAGGATTGA
- a CDS encoding Ig-like domain-containing protein, giving the protein MKSLIKILLSTSILLSINNTFAQAAEPETSKVLVKFSEPMSHEGIFDVSNYKIICEDNHEIKIYKVGVVDGDTAVILFTEKHQPRKAYRVIVSNLKDKAGNLIHQENNYALYQKDQ; this is encoded by the coding sequence ATGAAATCTCTAATAAAAATATTGCTCAGCACATCAATTTTACTTTCTATTAATAATACTTTTGCACAAGCAGCGGAACCGGAAACCTCAAAAGTTCTTGTTAAATTTAGTGAACCAATGTCCCACGAAGGAATATTCGATGTCTCCAATTACAAAATAATTTGTGAGGACAACCACGAGATTAAAATCTATAAAGTTGGAGTTGTGGATGGAGACACTGCTGTAATATTGTTTACTGAAAAACATCAGCCCAGAAAAGCATACAGAGTAATTGTTTCAAATCTGAAAGATAAAGCCGGTAATTTAATTCACCAGGAAAACAATTACGCGTTATATCAAAAAGACCAATAA
- a CDS encoding T9SS type A sorting domain-containing protein codes for MLKQLYTLVVLFLLSFSLFAQDASREMVDPSELGGPILATYPINWQYTPEAVLFDNGPYFNSPGGGPGGADGSILQTTLGLNVLGFGASQAAGTRVADDFVIPAGQTWTIQDFICYAYQTGSSTTSTITAVNVRIWNGQPGVGTVIFGDDVTNRLSSTTWSNSYRYSDTNPGTTRPIMKQTVSLGVTLGEGHYWIDWQLAGSLSSGPWAPPITITGQATTGDAVQFNAGAWAPIIDNGTAQTPQGLPFILNGTMSSLQVKSLKIVQNNDQVKILNPTAYTTGTYKISFMVYIPSGKAGYFNTLQTFAGANSDWGMEVYFDANGTGRCFGGSTTPQTFSWTAGQWNMVEHVVNLTNDQSQFYFNGQLVKQWQWTLGASGTGGPNTLHAVDLFGATANDQMYVDNFKFEDITLEAVIFFDDFEAYTVGQQLACQAPTVWTTWSNAPCGPEDGMVSSDYSYVPVELTSFVANVTASGQVELNWTTATELNNLGFQVERKAVNGDYIAIGYVQGNGTTTERKEYSFTDRTVEPGKYVYRLKQMDFDGKYEYSSEIEVDVHPPLQFTLEQNYPNPFNPSTKIKFGLAENTSVKIAVYNLLGELVATLVNDQLSAGFYEVEFNATSLPSGMYIYSIETPIFKEVKKMMLMK; via the coding sequence ATGCTCAAACAACTCTACACACTTGTTGTTCTATTTCTTTTATCATTTTCGCTATTTGCACAAGATGCAAGCAGAGAAATGGTAGATCCATCTGAATTAGGTGGTCCGATATTAGCTACTTACCCAATCAATTGGCAATATACTCCTGAAGCAGTACTTTTTGATAATGGCCCTTATTTTAATTCTCCGGGTGGTGGACCTGGTGGAGCTGATGGAAGTATTCTTCAGACCACGTTAGGATTAAATGTTTTAGGTTTTGGAGCATCTCAAGCTGCTGGAACTCGAGTTGCTGATGATTTTGTCATTCCAGCTGGTCAAACCTGGACAATTCAGGATTTCATCTGTTATGCATATCAAACTGGATCAAGCACAACATCAACAATTACCGCAGTTAATGTCAGAATCTGGAATGGACAGCCGGGAGTTGGCACAGTTATTTTTGGTGATGATGTTACTAACAGATTGTCATCAACTACCTGGTCAAATTCTTATAGATATTCAGATACTAATCCTGGCACGACAAGACCTATTATGAAGCAGACAGTATCTTTAGGTGTTACTTTAGGTGAAGGACACTATTGGATTGATTGGCAACTTGCCGGTTCTCTTTCATCTGGTCCCTGGGCACCACCGATAACAATTACAGGGCAAGCTACAACCGGTGATGCAGTTCAATTTAATGCCGGTGCCTGGGCCCCAATCATTGATAACGGAACAGCACAAACACCTCAGGGTTTGCCTTTCATTCTTAATGGTACAATGAGTTCATTGCAAGTAAAATCATTAAAAATTGTTCAGAATAATGATCAGGTTAAAATATTAAATCCAACTGCTTATACAACCGGCACATACAAAATCAGCTTTATGGTTTATATACCTTCTGGTAAAGCCGGATATTTTAACACACTTCAAACATTTGCAGGAGCTAATAGTGATTGGGGAATGGAAGTGTACTTTGATGCCAATGGTACCGGAAGATGCTTTGGTGGTTCAACCACGCCTCAGACATTTTCCTGGACTGCAGGTCAATGGAATATGGTTGAACATGTTGTTAATCTTACAAATGATCAATCACAATTTTATTTCAATGGTCAGTTAGTAAAACAATGGCAGTGGACTTTAGGTGCAAGCGGAACCGGCGGGCCTAACACACTTCACGCAGTTGATTTATTCGGTGCAACTGCTAATGATCAAATGTATGTTGATAACTTTAAATTTGAGGATATAACTCTAGAAGCTGTTATCTTCTTTGATGATTTTGAAGCATATACCGTTGGTCAGCAATTGGCTTGTCAGGCACCAACTGTCTGGACAACTTGGAGTAATGCACCTTGCGGTCCAGAGGATGGTATGGTTTCATCAGATTATTCTTATGTCCCTGTTGAATTAACTTCATTTGTTGCTAATGTAACCGCTTCGGGACAAGTTGAGTTAAATTGGACAACTGCCACTGAGTTAAATAATCTTGGTTTCCAGGTTGAGAGAAAAGCTGTAAACGGCGACTACATTGCAATCGGTTATGTTCAGGGAAACGGAACAACGACAGAAAGAAAAGAGTATTCATTCACCGATAGAACAGTTGAACCTGGCAAGTATGTTTACAGATTAAAACAAATGGATTTTGATGGTAAATATGAGTACAGCTCAGAAATTGAAGTTGATGTTCATCCCCCACTTCAGTTTACTTTGGAACAGAATTATCCAAATCCTTTTAATCCTAGCACAAAGATTAAATTTGGATTAGCTGAAAACACAAGTGTTAAAATTGCTGTGTACAATCTTCTTGGTGAATTAGTTGCAACATTAGTAAATGACCAGTTATCTGCTGGTTTTTACGAAGTTGAGTTTAATGCTACATCACTTCCAAGTGGGATGTATATTTATTCTATAGAAACACCTATATTCAAAGAAGTTAAAAAGATGATGTTGATGAAATAG